In Alkaliphilus flagellatus, one DNA window encodes the following:
- a CDS encoding vWA domain-containing protein yields MFEFDEQTLIEESKKHCEEFLQKEQRSLATFTGDSSLMYIPDSKLQRFLLDPSKGVLYLPLESFLDRKLDENQIMWHIYYELALYPDWKKQTKKYINRKKDWQKEIDHMTSYILARIKKEGLENDLAYQPKVISNYVRKEIFDLLHLLDKQTSFLRVLQMCPIYRDEENFRKIVSYMKQTGKTIESISQMPRHRAFANSFFIIELYKIEPKIEECAENPFDRKIFNQRFFDFIHYQLVRQINNDQGIIERDPFIKSFIFPTFEQLWKKEIDEMMLYKSKGQKEEQVKGSENPFGQSKADEIPDSLESTQEEVEKILEEMLDQQDQISESVQNTMQGKVDLEPYGISQSDQQLFQFYSNKMKVEREQMRQFWKKLIGDAKKEISVKKDDQVKGKLDIDSFINSYTDFVEAEKKGNYKNLPIFNRYLLETQADILPERIEISFVIDNSGSMNASKIEAARKALAVTLLSIDDFNRYLKNNAEQLNQKVEVLSETWFFGSKYYNVKEFNDKNVKEKEKSDIIRSIVKLDATDGATDDASCLREISNRITSIRESELKKGKQIKIVFEITDGASSFPGSAKEAVQELLSKNVEVYAFQIGKNSETNEKIFNFVWNEGYKQPHGVMIGEQVEKLPKELLKAVGKNMQSIFNN; encoded by the coding sequence ATGTTTGAATTTGATGAACAAACACTAATTGAAGAATCTAAAAAACATTGCGAAGAATTTTTGCAAAAAGAACAACGCTCATTAGCCACATTTACAGGAGATTCTAGTTTAATGTATATTCCTGATTCAAAACTACAAAGATTTCTATTAGATCCTTCCAAAGGAGTATTGTACTTGCCCTTGGAAAGTTTTTTAGATAGAAAATTAGATGAAAATCAAATCATGTGGCATATCTACTATGAGCTAGCCTTATACCCTGACTGGAAAAAACAAACTAAAAAATATATAAATAGAAAAAAAGATTGGCAGAAAGAAATTGATCATATGACAAGCTATATTTTAGCTAGGATAAAAAAAGAAGGACTGGAAAATGACCTTGCATATCAACCCAAAGTTATTTCTAATTATGTAAGAAAAGAAATTTTTGATTTGTTACATCTATTGGATAAACAGACATCATTTCTAAGAGTTTTGCAGATGTGTCCTATATATAGGGATGAAGAAAATTTTAGGAAAATTGTTTCATATATGAAACAAACAGGTAAGACCATTGAATCAATTTCTCAAATGCCTAGACACAGAGCTTTTGCAAACAGCTTTTTTATTATTGAATTATATAAAATAGAGCCTAAAATCGAAGAATGTGCTGAAAATCCTTTTGATAGAAAAATTTTCAATCAGCGTTTTTTTGATTTTATTCATTATCAATTAGTTAGACAGATAAACAACGATCAAGGAATTATAGAGAGAGATCCATTCATTAAGTCTTTCATCTTTCCAACTTTTGAGCAATTATGGAAAAAAGAAATTGATGAAATGATGTTATATAAGTCAAAAGGACAAAAAGAAGAGCAAGTCAAAGGAAGTGAAAATCCTTTTGGACAGTCAAAAGCAGATGAGATACCAGATTCACTGGAATCTACCCAGGAAGAAGTGGAAAAGATTTTAGAAGAGATGCTAGATCAACAAGACCAAATAAGTGAGAGCGTACAAAATACTATGCAAGGTAAGGTAGATTTAGAGCCTTATGGAATTAGCCAATCAGATCAACAATTGTTTCAATTTTATTCAAATAAAATGAAAGTGGAAAGAGAACAAATGCGTCAATTTTGGAAAAAGTTGATAGGAGACGCAAAAAAAGAAATAAGTGTAAAAAAAGATGACCAAGTAAAGGGAAAACTAGATATAGATAGCTTCATTAACTCTTATACGGATTTTGTAGAAGCCGAAAAAAAGGGAAATTACAAAAATCTTCCGATTTTTAATAGATACTTACTAGAGACTCAAGCAGATATATTGCCTGAAAGAATAGAGATTTCTTTTGTGATAGACAATTCAGGATCAATGAATGCGTCAAAAATTGAGGCGGCAAGAAAAGCTTTGGCAGTGACCTTGCTGTCGATAGATGATTTTAATCGATATTTGAAAAACAATGCAGAACAATTGAATCAAAAAGTAGAAGTTTTAAGTGAAACTTGGTTTTTTGGCAGTAAGTATTATAATGTTAAAGAATTTAACGATAAAAATGTGAAGGAAAAAGAAAAAAGTGATATAATTCGCTCAATCGTAAAGCTAGATGCAACAGATGGAGCAACTGACGATGCAAGTTGTCTTAGAGAAATATCCAATAGAATTACGTCCATACGGGAAAGTGAACTCAAAAAAGGAAAGCAAATAAAGATAGTCTTTGAAATTACAGACGGTGCATCAAGTTTTCCAGGATCAGCAAAAGAAGCTGTACAAGAATTATTATCTAAAAATGTTGAAGTTTATGCTTTTCAAATAGGAAAAAATAGCGAAACAAATGAAAAAATTTTTAACTTCGTATGGAATGAAGGATACAAACAACCACATGGAGTAATGATTGGTGAACAAGTAGAAAAACTACCAAAAGAATTGCTAAAAGCAGTAGGAAAAAATATGCAGTCTATTTTTAATAATTAG
- a CDS encoding P-loop NTPase family protein: MKEQINLKQAYIPTIEEMQSWYEDDLRKEALKSSEYENNKKIEEQGAFFKAFRKFEERDYEIPQDSKKSNVYYEKYKAYVEEETANKGKKIQEIENSIEYEKFFLRWERRVNSESNNYSHYGSNSATRYRVDCIKKLGKELETILEDSPEAWEFYYKRQLISDIETQHQQRLVTVPYVVKAKQKVIDSLNLGVPVYIVGHLGSGKTQLATEAALDFTIQNRIQRELEDKMEDWFSANPNVTEKDAIQKFGEFNEERKLHYKNILTNGSKEEIESLQPLFISGSHNLTYEDMFVEKTLSLKHSFSQGSFADYLNMIIEDFYEWMNEHKARLEKMTDEEQLQLKIQIWKSFSDLLVASNSAFGTEIKKIEREILIAVKEGRPVIVDELNTIAMQNLIALNDILQRHAGNTAYITGVGPVLIKPGFGFIGTGNLSSQMVNYEGTNELNPAFKSRFVTIEYNYVPQKTIGSLEDQEFPEKNELFRIIIARLADRNGNVHIPNSKRTLEELFRFSQLCRVTQNVFMGKWKDDEAQKDCGMDELELKESVLSIRNILHVLDNWNRGEEKDLSKALWDGFISSITYPDDQNYILSQAVRFGFFPMGEGWKVDTKGIGEATTTYDEIRTRPYNYVRPLTETLSYLDVVHLIFGKGTPRKTLPKGLKENFEDNINESSRIDAKKYQELDQQLSHLEHSKDILEYLEDNGEEK, translated from the coding sequence ATGAAAGAACAAATAAATCTTAAGCAAGCTTATATTCCTACTATAGAAGAAATGCAAAGTTGGTATGAAGATGATTTACGCAAGGAAGCCTTAAAATCATCAGAATATGAGAATAATAAAAAAATAGAAGAACAAGGGGCGTTTTTTAAAGCTTTTCGAAAATTTGAAGAAAGGGATTATGAAATTCCTCAAGATTCTAAAAAAAGCAATGTTTATTACGAAAAATATAAGGCTTATGTGGAAGAAGAAACAGCAAATAAGGGAAAAAAGATACAGGAAATTGAAAATTCAATTGAATATGAAAAGTTTTTTCTTCGTTGGGAAAGGAGGGTCAATAGCGAGAGTAATAATTACAGTCATTATGGGAGTAATTCAGCTACAAGATATAGAGTTGATTGCATAAAAAAATTGGGAAAAGAGTTAGAGACGATCCTAGAAGACTCTCCGGAAGCATGGGAATTTTATTATAAACGTCAATTGATAAGCGATATAGAAACCCAACATCAGCAGCGTTTGGTAACTGTACCTTATGTAGTTAAAGCAAAACAAAAAGTAATAGATTCGTTGAATTTAGGTGTTCCTGTATATATTGTAGGACATTTAGGAAGTGGAAAAACACAATTAGCAACTGAAGCGGCCTTGGATTTTACTATTCAAAATAGAATACAAAGAGAATTAGAAGATAAAATGGAAGATTGGTTTTCTGCAAATCCAAATGTGACAGAAAAAGATGCTATTCAAAAATTTGGAGAATTTAATGAAGAAAGAAAGCTTCACTATAAAAATATATTAACTAATGGAAGTAAAGAGGAAATAGAATCTTTACAGCCACTGTTTATATCTGGTTCTCATAATTTAACTTATGAAGATATGTTTGTAGAGAAAACTTTGTCTCTCAAACACAGTTTCTCCCAAGGTTCTTTTGCAGATTATCTGAATATGATTATAGAGGATTTTTATGAGTGGATGAATGAGCACAAAGCAAGACTAGAGAAGATGACTGATGAAGAGCAGTTACAGCTTAAGATTCAAATATGGAAAAGTTTTTCTGATTTATTGGTCGCAAGTAATAGTGCTTTTGGGACTGAAATCAAAAAAATAGAAAGAGAAATTTTGATTGCAGTAAAAGAAGGTCGCCCTGTAATTGTAGACGAATTAAATACAATTGCCATGCAAAACTTAATTGCTTTAAATGATATTTTACAACGTCATGCAGGAAATACAGCTTATATTACAGGAGTTGGTCCTGTTTTGATTAAGCCTGGATTTGGATTTATTGGTACAGGAAACCTGTCAAGTCAAATGGTTAATTATGAAGGAACCAATGAGTTAAATCCAGCATTTAAATCACGTTTCGTAACCATTGAGTATAATTATGTACCTCAAAAGACAATTGGTTCCTTAGAAGATCAAGAGTTCCCAGAAAAAAATGAACTTTTTAGAATAATAATAGCACGATTAGCTGATAGAAATGGAAATGTTCATATTCCTAATTCCAAAAGGACATTAGAAGAATTGTTTAGATTTTCTCAATTGTGCAGGGTTACTCAAAATGTTTTTATGGGTAAATGGAAAGATGACGAAGCCCAAAAAGATTGTGGAATGGATGAACTAGAGCTGAAGGAGTCTGTATTATCAATTCGTAATATTTTACACGTTTTAGATAATTGGAATCGAGGCGAAGAAAAAGACTTGAGCAAAGCGTTGTGGGATGGCTTTATTAGTTCAATCACTTATCCTGACGACCAAAACTATATTCTATCACAAGCAGTACGTTTCGGATTTTTCCCTATGGGAGAAGGATGGAAGGTTGATACAAAAGGCATAGGAGAAGCAACCACAACATATGATGAAATTCGAACTCGTCCATATAACTATGTCCGACCATTAACAGAAACTTTAAGTTATTTAGATGTAGTTCATTTGATATTTGGGAAAGGAACGCCGAGAAAAACTTTGCCAAAAGGGCTAAAAGAAAACTTTGAAGATAATATTAATGAATCATCGCGAATTGATGCAAAGAAATATCAAGAATTAGACCAACAATTATCTCATTTAGAGCATTCAAAAGATATCCTTGAATACTTAGAAGATAATGGAGAAGAAAAATGA
- a CDS encoding TetR/AcrR family transcriptional regulator C-terminal domain-containing protein — MKYVDSTEMTIATKRTLKNLREALKDLLKIKAFENISIQELCDKAMISRGTFYNYFYDKYDLLNYDWSQLQLELDPEFTNPDLKSDDYEKYMNLFLENLITYLSEEPEIYRKINNTNANSIFFINMHEYIAEQILLKLKKAIEDESKYRIPIELLATVYANTIITVGRWWLQHGEIYTKEEVHRFFSILIGQDVIFKEKLL, encoded by the coding sequence ATGAAATATGTTGATAGTACTGAAATGACAATCGCTACTAAGCGAACATTGAAAAATTTAAGAGAAGCATTAAAGGATTTATTAAAGATAAAGGCCTTTGAGAATATATCTATTCAAGAACTATGCGATAAAGCCATGATTTCTCGTGGAACTTTCTATAATTACTTTTATGATAAATATGATTTATTAAACTATGATTGGAGTCAATTACAATTAGAATTAGATCCAGAGTTTACAAATCCTGATTTAAAATCCGATGATTATGAGAAGTATATGAATTTGTTCTTAGAAAATCTAATAACCTATCTTTCAGAAGAACCAGAAATTTATAGAAAAATAAATAATACTAATGCAAATAGTATATTCTTTATAAATATGCATGAATATATTGCAGAACAGATTTTATTAAAGCTAAAGAAAGCTATAGAAGACGAAAGTAAATATAGAATTCCTATAGAACTTCTTGCTACTGTTTATGCCAATACAATAATTACTGTGGGAAGATGGTGGCTACAGCATGGAGAAATATATACAAAAGAAGAAGTTCATAGGTTTTTCAGCATCTTAATTGGCCAAGATGTAATTTTTAAAGAAAAATTGCTTTAG
- a CDS encoding GLUG motif-containing protein, producing MMKKSNKLSNSILSIILCIALLVTNLDLSFAISNTVYIDSAEDLLEFSQNASLDTYFQGKTVVLRSDIDLSNIEFSPIPTFGGIFDGQGHTISGLSISQSGSIQGLFRYLQKDGVIKNLNISGNITPSGSQNIIGGLVGNNKGSIQNCNFNGTVSGKNNIGGLVGINEATGTISNCTSEGRVTGEHYTGGIVGQNLGTILKSTNMCEINTSAIEPTLNLDDINWSQFNSTENVKAHTDTGGIVGFSSGFLQDCINRGTVGYKHMGYNVGGVVGRQSGYLSNCHNYNTVLGRKDVGGIVGQVEPYLMLHFSEDTLQKLDHELDILQNLLSRSFTDARSSSLSVSSQLADIVKSVNDTKDIMQILSRGATDYIDNITDTVNITSSRIAYTLEEIIPILEDGEKLSIILNTAINHIESGFDNLEITSDDMASTVNEAKKALKNLRRSVNLGKQAIHKIKDALHKLLNTLENEENIKKILPEFEEGLAELDQSFIDSSKAISDILKALKDLDIDNPDWNSLSQELEQLSNALASMSTALSKLKEKASTIFSKALLEITTDVKNHLNNIFNDMRNSSRKFELAIGNIYDALSNLETTSRQSGRVFRDFSRGFNSFGDASETITTIVVSIQDLLRSLTSEPNIELPNISGEYRQSGENLFDNIGHISSQINTMNTQIKDASNLLVSDIETISNQVFVIFDLLIMSKEDRPSSGFIEDISDENTEDTNLGTVYRNINYGSVNGDVSVGGIAGSIAIEYDLDPEDDVFKKGNPSLNFKYQTTAILRECINHGKATVKESYAGGIVGRMDLGTITGCENYGDVESKSGDYVGGIAGASYSTIRKSFVLSSISGKNYVGGIAGYGKNILDSYTLVQLKNGTEWIGSIAGEAEGKVSNNYYVHDTLAAIDGISYSQKASPISYKELLKVETLPKAFSEFSITFIADGNIIEKVPFQYGDSFDLELLPTISKKDGYDSHWEDFDFSRMTFNTTVEAIYTPLVTVLSSKIVRNNDTLPLLLAEGRFHKNAGLKVFPFDMNTAKFTMKHNKILEAWTVELEGQEDGQKDATLRLLLPETKGKVAVWKSTDNGWEKVNSSINGSYLVFSMDGNSGTFCIVENNFSWIGTIVIICILLIILLFIKKSKNLKINKDINEYKVKIPMDL from the coding sequence ATGATGAAGAAATCAAATAAATTATCCAACAGTATTCTATCGATTATACTCTGCATTGCCTTATTGGTAACTAATTTAGATCTATCTTTTGCTATATCCAATACTGTTTATATAGATTCTGCAGAGGATTTATTGGAATTTAGTCAGAATGCATCTCTTGATACCTATTTCCAAGGTAAGACTGTTGTATTACGCTCAGATATTGACCTTTCAAATATAGAGTTCTCGCCAATACCTACTTTTGGTGGCATCTTTGATGGTCAAGGACATACTATCTCTGGTCTTTCCATATCTCAAAGCGGTTCTATCCAAGGATTATTTCGTTATTTACAAAAAGATGGAGTTATAAAAAACCTGAATATTTCTGGTAATATAACCCCTTCTGGAAGTCAAAATATTATAGGTGGTCTTGTTGGAAATAATAAAGGTAGTATTCAAAACTGTAATTTTAACGGAACAGTTAGCGGAAAAAATAATATAGGTGGATTAGTTGGTATAAATGAAGCAACTGGTACAATATCCAATTGTACATCTGAAGGAAGAGTAACTGGAGAACATTATACTGGCGGTATAGTCGGCCAAAATCTAGGTACTATTCTTAAATCCACCAATATGTGTGAAATCAATACTTCCGCCATAGAACCTACTTTAAATCTAGATGATATAAACTGGTCACAATTCAATTCAACTGAAAATGTTAAAGCACATACTGATACGGGAGGTATAGTAGGTTTCTCATCTGGATTTCTTCAAGACTGTATCAATCGTGGTACTGTGGGATATAAGCATATGGGATACAATGTTGGTGGTGTTGTAGGGCGACAATCTGGGTATTTAAGCAATTGTCATAATTACAATACTGTACTAGGTCGTAAAGATGTTGGAGGTATCGTTGGACAGGTAGAGCCATATTTAATGCTTCATTTCTCTGAGGATACTCTACAAAAACTTGACCATGAACTAGATATTTTACAAAATCTTTTGAGTAGATCCTTTACAGATGCTAGGTCTTCTTCCCTATCTGTCTCTTCTCAATTAGCTGATATAGTAAAATCGGTTAATGATACTAAAGATATTATGCAGATTTTATCTAGGGGAGCTACAGATTATATTGATAATATCACAGATACGGTGAATATAACCAGTAGTCGTATTGCATATACCCTAGAAGAAATTATACCTATATTAGAGGATGGAGAAAAGCTTTCAATTATATTAAATACTGCAATAAATCATATAGAATCTGGATTTGACAATCTAGAAATCACATCTGATGATATGGCTTCTACAGTAAATGAAGCCAAGAAAGCTCTAAAAAATTTAAGGCGATCAGTAAATTTAGGAAAACAGGCTATCCATAAAATTAAAGATGCTTTGCATAAATTACTAAATACTTTAGAGAATGAAGAAAATATAAAAAAGATACTTCCAGAATTTGAGGAAGGTTTAGCTGAACTAGACCAATCCTTCATAGATAGTAGCAAGGCTATATCTGATATTTTAAAGGCATTAAAAGATTTAGATATTGATAATCCTGATTGGAATAGTCTATCACAAGAGTTAGAACAATTATCTAATGCTTTAGCATCCATGTCAACAGCTCTATCTAAACTTAAAGAAAAAGCCTCTACTATATTTAGTAAGGCACTATTGGAAATTACAACAGATGTAAAAAATCATTTAAATAATATATTTAATGATATGCGGAATTCCTCTAGAAAGTTTGAATTGGCTATTGGAAATATTTATGATGCTCTTTCCAATTTAGAAACTACTTCTAGACAATCAGGCCGTGTATTTCGTGATTTTAGTCGTGGATTTAATAGCTTTGGAGATGCTTCTGAGACCATAACCACAATTGTAGTTTCTATCCAAGACTTATTACGTTCTCTAACATCTGAGCCTAATATTGAACTTCCAAATATAAGTGGCGAGTATCGACAATCTGGAGAAAACTTATTTGATAATATAGGGCATATATCCTCGCAAATAAATACAATGAACACTCAAATAAAAGATGCAAGCAACCTTTTAGTCTCTGATATTGAAACTATTAGTAACCAAGTCTTTGTAATATTTGATCTTCTAATAATGTCCAAAGAAGATAGGCCTTCCTCTGGTTTTATAGAAGATATATCTGATGAAAATACAGAAGATACTAATCTAGGTACAGTTTATAGAAATATAAATTATGGTTCTGTCAATGGTGATGTCAGTGTTGGAGGAATAGCTGGGTCTATTGCCATCGAATATGATTTAGACCCAGAAGATGATGTATTTAAAAAGGGAAATCCTTCCCTTAACTTTAAGTATCAAACTACTGCAATTCTTAGAGAATGTATAAATCATGGTAAAGCAACTGTAAAAGAAAGCTATGCAGGAGGTATTGTAGGTCGTATGGACTTAGGTACAATTACAGGATGTGAAAACTATGGAGATGTGGAAAGTAAAAGTGGAGATTATGTAGGCGGTATTGCTGGAGCTTCTTACTCAACAATACGTAAATCTTTTGTACTGTCTTCCATTTCAGGTAAAAACTATGTAGGTGGTATTGCTGGATATGGAAAGAATATTTTAGATTCCTATACATTAGTTCAATTGAAAAATGGAACTGAATGGATTGGCTCTATAGCAGGTGAAGCCGAAGGAAAAGTTTCTAACAACTATTATGTTCATGATACACTTGCTGCCATTGATGGAATCAGTTATAGTCAAAAAGCTTCCCCTATTAGTTATAAGGAACTATTGAAGGTGGAAACATTACCAAAGGCTTTCTCTGAATTCTCTATAACTTTTATAGCTGATGGCAATATCATTGAAAAAGTGCCATTCCAATATGGAGATTCCTTTGATTTAGAATTATTGCCAACTATATCTAAAAAAGATGGCTATGATAGTCATTGGGAAGATTTTGACTTTAGCCGAATGACTTTTAATACTACAGTTGAAGCTATATACACTCCACTGGTAACTGTTTTATCTAGCAAGATTGTACGAAATAACGATACTTTACCTTTACTATTGGCAGAAGGTCGTTTCCATAAAAATGCTGGGCTGAAAGTATTTCCTTTTGATATGAATACTGCCAAGTTTACAATGAAACATAACAAAATTTTAGAAGCTTGGACAGTTGAACTGGAAGGTCAAGAAGATGGACAAAAAGATGCAACCCTTAGACTACTTCTACCTGAAACAAAGGGAAAGGTAGCGGTATGGAAATCCACAGATAATGGATGGGAAAAAGTGAATTCTTCTATTAACGGAAGTTATCTCGTCTTCTCTATGGATGGAAACTCTGGTACTTTCTGTATAGTAGAAAACAATTTTTCTTGGATTGGTACTATAGTAATTATCTGTATCCTACTAATAATACTTTTATTTATTAAAAAATCTAAGAATCTTAAAATTAATAAGGATATAAATGAATATAAAGTAAAAATTCCTATGGATTTGTAA
- a CDS encoding RNA polymerase sigma factor, with the protein MAVIEDILLILKARSGNKNALNTLINKYYDNIYSYIVRKIGNEQIAADLTQDVFLKLVRNIHRYQVTGKFSNFLFTIAVNTCNDYFRKKKVDYEDIDNLEKTDVSHRLDTKYSTMRDQR; encoded by the coding sequence GTGGCGGTTATTGAGGATATACTATTAATTTTAAAGGCTCGTAGCGGCAATAAAAATGCACTTAACACACTAATAAACAAATATTACGACAATATTTATAGCTATATCGTACGCAAAATAGGCAATGAGCAGATAGCTGCTGACCTTACACAAGATGTTTTCCTAAAGCTTGTTCGTAATATCCATCGTTATCAAGTTACAGGTAAGTTTTCAAACTTCCTTTTTACAATTGCAGTAAATACTTGTAATGACTATTTCCGTAAGAAAAAGGTTGATTATGAGGATATTGACAATTTAGAGAAAACCGATGTTAGTCATCGCCTTGATACCAAATACTCGACAATGAGAGATCAGAGATAA
- a CDS encoding efflux RND transporter permease subunit gives MDTTENKKTFWENMATFIVDKRNGFFLLFIGLIIFCVFSSQWVSVNNNLTDYLPENTETRKGLTLMEDEFVTYATAKIMVSNITYEEAENIAAQLENIEGASSVLFENNDKHFRSASALFEITFSGEVSDEITVKAMEEVRDTLSKYDLYVSTEVGSSSADILNKEMGVVMIIAVIIIVSVLLFTSKTYLEIPVLLITFGAAALLNMGTNFLLGEISFVSDSIAVVLQLALAIDYAIILCHRYTEERAFQEPREAVIAALSKAIPEISASSLTTISGLLALMLMQFKIGFDMGIVLIKAIIWSLFSVFTLMPGLLMIFSKGIDKTAHRNFVPDITSFSRIVVKTRYIIPPIFIIVLILGFYFSNKSNYVYGYSTLTTRKQNEEQIAEKMIKDTFVKNNFMALLVPTGDYEKEGKLIAELKSLEIIDSVVGLANIKAVEDYVLTDTLTSRQFAELADLDIKVARLLYSAYAVHEESYGKIVNGLDSYAVPLIDMFLFLHEEKVAGYVTLDEELEEELDNMYTQLKDAQLQLQGKNYTRLLINTNIPEEGEETFKWLDEIHKIASKYYSKDVYLVGESTNNYDLSSSFNHDNTIIGITSAIFVMIVLLFTFQSAGLPVLLMLIIQGSIWISFSIPALNNVNIFFMSYLIVSSIQMGANIDYAIVITSRYQELKQTMPPLDAMVEALNRAFPTVITSGSILASAGLLIGYLSSEPSISSIGSSLGRGTIISMILVMGVLPQILLLGDTIIDKTGFKLKGFLHTQNHKGHLKVDGHVRGYVSGMIDAKIHGTVIGDVNVLVEVGAIKQIDSKSLSSSQEKRESHDEEIK, from the coding sequence ATGGACACAACAGAAAATAAAAAAACCTTTTGGGAAAACATGGCAACTTTTATTGTAGATAAACGCAATGGATTTTTCTTACTTTTTATTGGTTTGATAATTTTTTGCGTATTTTCTTCTCAATGGGTATCTGTAAATAATAATCTAACAGACTATTTACCTGAAAATACAGAAACTCGAAAGGGACTTACCTTAATGGAGGATGAGTTTGTTACCTATGCTACAGCAAAAATTATGGTAAGCAATATTACATATGAAGAAGCTGAAAATATTGCTGCACAATTGGAAAATATAGAAGGTGCTTCCTCTGTATTATTTGAGAACAATGATAAGCATTTTCGTTCTGCTTCTGCCTTATTTGAGATTACATTTTCGGGAGAAGTATCTGATGAAATTACTGTAAAAGCTATGGAAGAAGTAAGAGATACGCTTTCAAAATATGATTTATATGTATCTACAGAAGTAGGCTCTAGTTCTGCAGATATTCTTAATAAAGAGATGGGAGTAGTTATGATAATAGCTGTAATAATTATAGTCAGCGTACTATTATTTACATCTAAAACTTATTTGGAGATTCCTGTACTTTTGATTACCTTTGGTGCAGCTGCTTTACTGAATATGGGAACCAATTTCCTTTTAGGAGAGATCTCCTTTGTAAGTGACTCTATTGCTGTAGTTCTACAACTTGCCCTAGCCATTGACTATGCTATTATTCTATGTCATCGCTATACTGAGGAACGAGCTTTTCAAGAACCTAGAGAGGCAGTCATAGCCGCTTTAAGTAAAGCTATTCCTGAAATATCTGCCAGTAGTTTAACCACCATATCTGGCCTGTTAGCATTGATGCTTATGCAGTTTAAAATTGGATTTGATATGGGAATAGTTCTAATAAAAGCAATAATATGGAGTTTGTTCTCGGTATTTACCCTTATGCCAGGATTACTTATGATATTTAGTAAAGGAATTGATAAAACCGCCCATAGAAATTTTGTACCTGATATTACATCCTTTAGTCGTATAGTAGTCAAAACTCGGTATATAATCCCTCCTATTTTCATAATAGTATTGATTTTAGGATTTTATTTTTCTAATAAATCTAATTATGTATATGGATATAGTACACTAACTACTAGAAAACAAAACGAGGAACAGATTGCAGAAAAGATGATTAAAGATACTTTTGTAAAAAATAATTTCATGGCTTTATTAGTTCCTACTGGAGATTATGAGAAAGAAGGCAAATTGATTGCAGAGTTGAAATCATTGGAAATTATAGATTCTGTAGTAGGTCTTGCAAATATAAAAGCAGTGGAAGATTATGTTCTAACTGATACTCTCACGTCTCGTCAGTTTGCTGAGCTGGCAGATTTAGATATTAAGGTAGCACGTTTATTATATAGTGCCTATGCAGTACATGAAGAATCCTATGGAAAAATAGTAAATGGTCTAGATAGTTATGCTGTACCCCTTATAGATATGTTTCTTTTCTTACATGAGGAAAAAGTTGCAGGATATGTGACTTTAGATGAGGAGTTAGAAGAAGAACTAGATAATATGTATACTCAGCTTAAAGATGCACAACTCCAGTTACAAGGAAAAAACTATACAAGATTACTTATAAATACTAATATACCCGAGGAGGGAGAAGAAACCTTTAAATGGTTGGATGAAATCCATAAAATAGCATCTAAATACTATTCAAAAGATGTTTATCTAGTTGGAGAATCTACTAATAATTATGATCTATCTAGTTCCTTCAACCATGATAATACCATTATTGGCATTACCTCTGCTATTTTTGTCATGATTGTACTCTTATTTACATTTCAATCAGCAGGTTTACCAGTATTATTAATGCTTATAATTCAAGGAAGTATTTGGATTAGTTTTTCTATTCCAGCTTTAAATAATGTAAATATATTTTTTATGAGTTATCTAATAGTTAGCTCTATCCAAATGGGTGCAAATATAGACTATGCTATTGTTATAACTAGTCGCTACCAAGAACTAAAACAGACTATGCCACCTTTAGATGCTATGGTAGAAGCCTTAAATCGAGCTTTTCCTACTGTGATTACATCTGGAAGTATATTGGCTTCAGCTGGTCTTTTAATTGGATATCTATCCTCCGAACCTTCTATTTCCTCTATTGGAAGTTCTCTAGGTCGTGGAACAATTATATCTATGATTTTAGTCATGGGGGTATTACCTCAGATTTTATTATTAGGTGATACTATTATAGATAAAACTGGATTTAAACTCAAAGGCTTCTTACATACACAAAACCATAAAGGACATCTTAAAGTTGATGGTCATGTTCGTGGATATGTATCTGGTATGATAGATGCAAAAATTCATGGTACAGTTATCGGAGATGTGAATGTTCTAGTAGAAGTTGGCGCTATAAAACAAATAGATTCTAAGTCTTTATCTAGTTCACAAGAAAAGAGGGAAAGCCATGATGAAGAAATCAAATAA